The proteins below are encoded in one region of Aquisphaera giovannonii:
- a CDS encoding PEP-CTERM sorting domain-containing protein, whose protein sequence is MQRCFLTGLAILTLGVAAPAGGPAAVRADVVVATDFKFGPDSAYPVSNADLLQTNLASIATTGNYSYFSGNTPAPLVDGNFGQSGPANQDEFVAMEAGATITFHLDVSVNTAGYSLARLDSFASWDAGRDGQEYTVEYSTVSDPTAFLQLVTIPFYNPGGGSVGAWSTQVSLTDSNGFLATHVAAIRYTFTENDSNGTAFREIDAFGTATAAAVPEPSAAVLMGVGLAGACAWGYRRQPGHSA, encoded by the coding sequence ATGCAGCGTTGCTTCCTGACAGGGCTCGCAATCCTCACGCTCGGCGTCGCCGCGCCGGCCGGCGGCCCCGCCGCCGTGCGGGCCGACGTGGTCGTCGCCACGGACTTCAAGTTCGGCCCGGACAGTGCCTATCCGGTCTCGAATGCGGATCTGCTCCAGACCAACCTGGCGTCCATCGCCACCACGGGGAATTACAGCTACTTCTCGGGGAACACGCCGGCCCCGCTGGTGGACGGCAACTTCGGCCAGTCGGGACCAGCGAATCAGGACGAGTTCGTCGCCATGGAGGCCGGCGCGACGATAACGTTCCACCTGGACGTCTCGGTGAACACGGCCGGGTACAGCCTCGCCCGACTCGACTCCTTCGCCAGCTGGGATGCCGGGCGGGATGGCCAGGAATACACGGTGGAGTACAGCACCGTGTCGGACCCGACGGCCTTCCTGCAACTGGTCACAATCCCCTTCTACAACCCGGGAGGTGGCAGCGTCGGCGCCTGGTCCACTCAGGTCAGCCTGACCGACAGCAACGGATTCCTCGCCACCCACGTTGCGGCCATTCGGTACACGTTCACCGAGAATGACAGCAACGGGACGGCGTTCCGGGAGATCGATGCCTTCGGGACGGCGACCGCGGCCGCGGTGCCGGAGCCGTCCGCCGCAGTCCTCATGGGGGTGGGCCTCGCCGGGGCGTGCGCCTGGGGCTATCGACGCCAGCCCGGACACTCGGCATGA
- a CDS encoding TCR/Tet family MFS transporter yields the protein MALITEGWMVFLVLFLFTAGGAPLPAFQALLSRQVGEEHQGEFQGSLVNLTSLTEVIGSIAATSLYAASPPSTPGLVWLVGAGLYVLCVPVILRRMAASRGRPAPMA from the coding sequence ATGGCCCTGATCACCGAGGGCTGGATGGTCTTCCTGGTCCTCTTCCTCTTCACCGCCGGCGGGGCCCCCCTGCCGGCGTTCCAGGCCCTCCTGTCCCGGCAGGTGGGCGAGGAGCACCAGGGCGAGTTTCAGGGGTCGCTCGTCAACCTCACGAGCCTGACCGAGGTGATCGGCTCGATCGCCGCCACGAGCCTCTACGCGGCGTCGCCGCCCTCGACCCCGGGCCTCGTCTGGCTCGTGGGCGCCGGCCTGTACGTGCTCTGCGTCCCGGTCATCCTCCGCCGGATGGCGGCCTCCCGCGGGCGGCCGGCACCCATGGCCTGA
- a CDS encoding alginate O-acetyltransferase AlgX-related protein has product MAGDIHQARRDLKTRRPSQVYYKVETPARPARAADRLLVGVFLAAIWLPLAGLAFGLDSALVLDENRNLATCPSWSWDRDAMAAFPRQFDSYFNDQFGFRKRLIRWLSIAKAEAFGISSSERVVIGRDGWLFLAGEGEYDYYRATQLFSQAELERWAAMFQQRHDWLAQRGIRYLVVIPPNKSTIYPELMPRSVNRVRRRTRLDQLLAYLQGHTTVSVVDLREALLRAKAGDQLYHRTDSHWNTRGAHVGYQGIVDALSSWFPRLSPLPASAFQRVSSPVSGLDLANMLGLSDWFTETAFQLVPRAPLSARRAVASCWMPGPVHPFCMPFAMECDDQSLPRAVMFRDSFCSDLVPFLSEHFRRIVYAWKYTMDQELVERERPDVVIQELVERRLMMDIPGFREPNTPSS; this is encoded by the coding sequence ATGGCCGGAGACATCCATCAGGCCCGTCGCGATCTGAAGACGCGGCGACCGTCCCAGGTCTACTACAAGGTCGAGACACCGGCCCGGCCCGCGCGGGCGGCGGATCGGCTGCTGGTAGGCGTCTTCCTCGCCGCGATCTGGCTGCCGCTCGCGGGACTGGCCTTCGGGCTCGACTCGGCCCTCGTCCTCGACGAGAACCGCAACCTGGCCACCTGCCCATCGTGGTCCTGGGACCGCGACGCGATGGCGGCCTTCCCTCGCCAGTTCGACTCCTACTTCAACGACCAGTTCGGCTTCCGCAAGCGGCTGATCCGATGGCTGAGCATCGCCAAGGCCGAGGCGTTCGGGATCTCCTCGTCCGAGCGGGTCGTCATCGGCCGGGACGGCTGGCTCTTCCTCGCGGGGGAGGGTGAGTACGACTATTACCGGGCGACGCAGCTGTTCAGCCAGGCCGAGCTCGAGCGGTGGGCCGCGATGTTCCAGCAGCGGCACGACTGGCTGGCCCAGCGGGGCATCCGCTACCTCGTCGTCATCCCGCCGAACAAGTCCACAATCTATCCGGAGCTCATGCCCCGATCCGTCAACCGGGTCCGGCGGCGGACGCGCCTGGACCAGCTCCTGGCCTACTTGCAGGGCCACACGACGGTCTCGGTCGTCGACTTGAGGGAGGCGCTCCTGCGGGCCAAGGCCGGGGACCAGCTCTACCACCGCACGGATTCGCACTGGAATACCCGGGGCGCCCATGTCGGATACCAGGGGATCGTGGACGCCCTCTCGTCCTGGTTCCCTCGGCTATCGCCGCTGCCCGCCTCCGCCTTCCAACGCGTCTCCTCGCCCGTCAGCGGGCTTGACTTGGCGAACATGCTCGGCCTGTCGGACTGGTTCACCGAGACGGCGTTCCAGTTGGTGCCCCGAGCCCCGCTGTCGGCCCGTAGGGCGGTGGCCAGTTGTTGGATGCCGGGCCCGGTTCACCCCTTTTGTATGCCGTTCGCCATGGAGTGCGACGACCAGAGCTTGCCCCGCGCCGTCATGTTCCGCGATTCCTTCTGCAGCGACCTTGTCCCGTTCCTCTCCGAGCATTTCCGACGCATCGTCTACGCCTGGAAGTACACGATGGATCAGGAGTTGGTCGAGCGTGAGCGACCGGACGTGGTCATCCAGGAGTTGGTCGAGCGTCGCCTCATGATGGATATCCCGGGCTTCCGGGAGCCCAACACGCCTTCATCGTGA
- a CDS encoding cis-3-hydroxy-L-proline dehydratase, whose protein sequence is MKIARIFAHRVELPLVEGSYRWSGGKSVSVFDSTIVGVETDGGLVGYGEVCPLGPFYLPAYAEGVRAGLRELGPHLIGLDPRELMALNHRMDAALKGHPYVKSGIDIACWDLLGQATQLPVCTLLGGRFGENVRLYRAISQQAPDEMAQNVQGYREQGYTRFQLKVGGDPDTDIERIRAVRSMLRPTDRLVADANTGWTQHEAMRVVRAVRDVDVYIEQPCLTYEECLAVRRHTSHPFVLDENIDSLDMLLRGKADLAMDVVNLKISKLGGLTRTRQARDLCVAMGIAMTLEDSWGGDITTAAIAHLAHSTPEEFRFTSTDFNSYVTVSTAAGAPQRHQGFMAASRDPGLGIAPRMEVLGPRVVEVA, encoded by the coding sequence ATGAAAATCGCCCGAATCTTTGCTCATCGCGTGGAGCTGCCGCTCGTCGAGGGCTCGTACAGGTGGTCCGGCGGGAAGTCGGTGTCGGTGTTCGACAGCACGATCGTGGGCGTCGAGACCGACGGCGGGCTCGTCGGCTACGGCGAGGTCTGCCCGCTGGGGCCGTTCTACCTGCCGGCGTATGCCGAGGGCGTGCGGGCCGGGCTCCGGGAGTTGGGGCCGCACCTGATCGGCCTGGATCCGCGCGAGCTGATGGCGCTGAACCATCGGATGGATGCCGCGCTCAAGGGGCATCCGTACGTGAAGTCGGGGATCGACATCGCCTGCTGGGACCTCCTCGGCCAGGCCACGCAACTGCCGGTCTGCACGTTGCTCGGGGGCCGCTTCGGCGAGAATGTGCGGCTGTACCGCGCCATCTCCCAGCAGGCCCCGGACGAGATGGCTCAGAACGTCCAGGGCTACCGGGAGCAGGGCTACACGCGGTTCCAACTGAAGGTCGGCGGCGATCCCGACACCGACATCGAGCGGATTCGCGCCGTGCGGTCGATGCTCCGGCCGACGGATCGGCTCGTCGCCGACGCCAACACCGGCTGGACCCAGCACGAGGCGATGCGCGTCGTGCGGGCTGTGCGGGACGTGGACGTCTACATCGAGCAGCCCTGCCTGACGTACGAGGAGTGCCTCGCGGTCCGGCGGCACACGAGCCATCCGTTCGTGCTCGACGAGAACATCGACTCGCTCGACATGCTGCTCCGAGGCAAGGCGGACCTGGCCATGGACGTCGTCAACCTGAAGATCAGCAAGCTCGGCGGGCTGACGAGGACGAGGCAGGCCCGCGACCTGTGCGTCGCCATGGGGATCGCCATGACGCTGGAGGACAGCTGGGGGGGCGACATCACGACGGCGGCGATCGCGCACCTCGCGCACAGCACGCCCGAGGAGTTCCGCTTCACCAGCACCGATTTCAACAGCTACGTCACCGTCAGCACCGCGGCCGGCGCCCCCCAGCGTCATCAAGGATTCATGGCCGCGAGCCGAGACCCGGGCCTCGGCATCGCCCCGCGGATGGAGGTCCTCGGCCCTCGCGTCGTCGAGGTCGCGTGA
- a CDS encoding IS5 family transposase (programmed frameshift), which produces MKDRPRKRYPSDLSDEQWALLEPSLPAPVKAGAPRRTDLREVLDAIFYVLSTGCAWSALPHDFPPEGTVRDYFHRWRRDGTWERIHDALRRRVREAAGKGPEPSAGSIDSQTVKATRTAGSRGYDAGKKNQRDKRHILVDTIGLVLVVVVHAANIQDRDGAKLVLAEAMRKGPWTRMERIWADGGYAGKLIAWVGSLCRWVLEIVKRTDDVKGFKLLPRRWVVERTFSWLSNYRRLSKHYEYWDETGEAMIHLAMIHLMLRRLTKKRAIIALA; this is translated from the exons ATGAAGGACCGGCCTCGCAAGCGATATCCGAGCGACCTCAGCGACGAGCAGTGGGCCCTGCTGGAGCCGTCGCTGCCGGCGCCGGTGAAGGCGGGGGCGCCGCGGAGGACCGACCTCCGCGAGGTCCTCGACGCCATCTTCTACGTCCTGAGCACGGGCTGCGCCTGGTCGGCCTTGCCGCACGACTTCCCGCCCGAGGGGACCGTCCGGGATTACTTCCATCGGTGGCGCCGCGACGGGACCTGGGAGCGGATCCACGACGCGCTGCGCCGCCGGGTGAGGGAGGCGGCCGGCAAGGGGCCCGAGCCGAGCGCCGGCAGCATCGACAGCCAGACCGTCAAGGCGACGCGGACCGCCGGCTCTCGCGGGTACGACGCGGGGAAAAAAAATCAACGGGAT AAGCGGCACATCCTGGTTGATACGATCGGGCTGGTGCTCGTGGTGGTCGTGCACGCGGCGAACATCCAGGACCGCGACGGGGCCAAGCTGGTCCTCGCCGAGGCGATGAGGAAAGGGCCGTGGACCAGGATGGAGCGCATCTGGGCGGACGGCGGATACGCCGGCAAGCTGATCGCATGGGTCGGCTCGCTCTGCAGGTGGGTCCTGGAGATCGTCAAGCGCACGGACGACGTCAAGGGGTTCAAGCTCCTGCCGAGGCGATGGGTCGTCGAGCGAACATTCTCCTGGTTGTCGAACTATCGCCGCTTGAGCAAGCACTACGAATACTGGGACGAGACCGGCGAGGCGATGATCCACCTGGCGATGATCCACCTGATGCTTCGCAGGCTCACAAAGAAGCGAGCGATCATCGCACTTGCCTGA
- a CDS encoding PEP-CTERM sorting domain-containing protein, which yields MTKTFTAALLAAVVLLAGSVSPARAGFLTSLDVLITPQAGNSYLYEYTLTVGAASDRPAASLVIDVSTVADLTALTGPTGWDITYAAGDSFVAWDSPAEDLELAVGASAVFSFVSSLAPGLSDYQVAGIGTNPLLAFNTGQVGAPVAAVPEPASLAMLASGALGVLLHILIRRRVAP from the coding sequence ATGACGAAGACTTTCACCGCGGCATTGCTGGCCGCCGTCGTGCTCCTGGCCGGCTCCGTGTCGCCGGCACGGGCCGGGTTCCTCACGTCCCTGGATGTGCTGATCACGCCGCAGGCGGGCAACTCGTACCTGTACGAGTACACGTTGACGGTGGGCGCGGCGAGCGATCGCCCGGCGGCGTCGCTCGTCATCGACGTGTCGACCGTCGCGGACCTGACCGCCCTCACCGGCCCGACGGGCTGGGACATCACCTATGCGGCGGGCGACAGCTTCGTGGCCTGGGACTCGCCGGCCGAGGATCTCGAGCTGGCAGTCGGGGCCTCGGCGGTCTTCTCGTTCGTGTCTTCCCTCGCTCCCGGCCTGTCGGATTACCAGGTGGCCGGGATCGGGACGAATCCGCTCCTCGCCTTCAATACGGGCCAGGTCGGCGCCCCCGTCGCCGCAGTCCCGGAACCGGCGAGCCTGGCCATGCTGGCGAGTGGGGCGCTCGGGGTGCTGCTCCACATCCTGATCCGGCGTCGCGTCGCGCCCTGA
- a CDS encoding TolB family protein gives MLTQDASALRPTGGRKAAVSSNRRRWRDRRLAVERLEARALLAAFPPGDLIGVASNFGEDRERLVQIDPRSARITPIAQPYEGSAMEFLWGGGGDPIAAGRDGKAYGAAAAYVISDDFRLSYTDLGIFRLESDGVAPTKVGAIPPPPQGQSPNFVDLEVDPDGSLIAAFRTSKPGLSQPTWQDARLVRIDPETGAETSLTQPYGIHTNYRDIAVGLDGRIYALASNYDVAGEGDHDFGLFRIDPVAGTMTTIPIEGEWALAVNVMPDGSPVVFYEDAGAIRSVNVASGQETRLTLPYGDRSVPLELSHIGPNSEVYAFVQDEAGGPDDFVAGLYRFDLTTDSSRQVPFSPDYLHSLTVVPGKAAEVAWNVKDGGVNYKYLLNDLPGGGTTAGFYWSDDAKYDAGKDTFVASTQVQGRMSTFAHIGEASLMANPTPATNYLLFVIDTDRVYSLAYDPQAVVVDARYDGNASADVIGRFFAIPGEILDQTFTVRLSDPLAALRPTLTANGTIGLKPAETSSAWDGLTYVTDDFDPGTLPTVDRPGDPDTGVRLNIIATRSGETIKEADSPRFHVEEFPRWLADLGSEYGSNREDLVKFVPVPGGKGGDYVFQTVLVRLRDFEVKAPDDAFLIGGRSTKLVVDHDIIVTAPLGGTPRLEGLIHAKFELLGVTIFDRPLRSGVSDDFSSFDVTFSTGGIKPFTLEPEESSGFGISLRFTTKESSPEKTLAEGFIITPIFVVLEPKLKLVASYTIAANATLLYVPGSGIRVDGGGTSIALKVTGQLRGELAASWSPAGPLKVVRLLQRLFPDKFKKGVPIPELAWINTLVGQLSLDAQANFGGDLLSPTIAGRRVEGGIDFLFESQVKLTVGSVDLLDFALFDPIELVPKDKKLKMTFL, from the coding sequence ATGCTGACTCAGGATGCGTCCGCCTTGCGCCCCACGGGGGGGCGCAAGGCTGCGGTGTCGAGCAATCGCAGGAGATGGAGGGACCGCAGGCTCGCGGTCGAGCGCCTCGAGGCACGGGCCCTGCTGGCCGCGTTCCCGCCCGGTGACCTGATCGGAGTGGCCTCCAACTTCGGGGAAGACCGGGAGAGATTGGTCCAGATCGATCCCCGCTCGGCCCGGATCACGCCCATCGCACAGCCTTACGAGGGCTCGGCGATGGAGTTCCTCTGGGGCGGCGGAGGCGACCCCATCGCGGCCGGGCGCGACGGCAAGGCGTATGGTGCCGCCGCCGCATACGTCATCTCGGATGACTTCCGACTGAGCTACACGGACCTGGGCATCTTCCGCCTCGAATCCGACGGCGTGGCACCCACGAAGGTCGGCGCCATCCCGCCTCCGCCGCAGGGTCAGTCCCCGAACTTCGTCGACCTGGAGGTCGACCCGGACGGCTCGCTCATCGCCGCCTTTCGAACGTCGAAGCCTGGGCTATCTCAACCCACCTGGCAGGACGCGAGATTGGTCCGCATCGACCCCGAGACGGGAGCCGAGACGAGCCTGACCCAGCCGTATGGGATCCATACGAACTACCGAGATATCGCGGTGGGCCTCGACGGACGGATCTACGCGCTCGCGTCGAACTACGATGTGGCCGGGGAGGGTGACCACGATTTCGGCCTGTTCCGGATCGATCCGGTCGCGGGGACCATGACGACGATCCCCATCGAAGGGGAATGGGCCTTAGCCGTGAACGTCATGCCGGACGGGTCGCCGGTGGTCTTCTATGAGGACGCGGGAGCGATCCGGAGCGTCAACGTGGCTTCGGGCCAGGAGACGAGGCTCACGCTCCCCTACGGCGACCGATCCGTCCCGCTGGAATTGTCGCACATCGGGCCCAACAGCGAGGTCTACGCCTTCGTCCAGGACGAGGCGGGGGGCCCTGACGACTTCGTCGCCGGACTCTACCGGTTCGATCTCACGACGGACTCCAGCAGACAGGTCCCCTTCTCGCCGGACTATCTGCACAGCCTGACGGTCGTCCCCGGCAAGGCGGCGGAGGTCGCCTGGAACGTCAAGGATGGTGGTGTAAACTACAAGTACCTCCTCAACGACCTTCCCGGCGGCGGCACGACCGCGGGCTTCTACTGGTCGGACGACGCGAAATACGACGCGGGCAAGGACACGTTCGTCGCCAGCACGCAGGTGCAGGGCCGGATGAGCACGTTCGCCCACATCGGCGAAGCGAGCCTGATGGCCAACCCCACGCCGGCGACGAACTATCTCCTCTTCGTCATCGACACGGACCGCGTCTATTCGCTCGCCTACGACCCGCAGGCCGTGGTCGTCGACGCTCGCTACGACGGGAACGCGTCCGCCGACGTCATCGGCCGGTTCTTCGCGATCCCCGGGGAGATCCTGGACCAGACCTTCACGGTCCGACTCTCCGACCCGCTGGCCGCATTGCGACCGACTCTCACGGCCAACGGGACCATCGGCCTGAAGCCCGCCGAGACGTCCTCGGCCTGGGATGGGCTGACGTACGTGACGGACGATTTCGACCCGGGCACGCTCCCCACCGTGGACCGCCCCGGCGACCCGGACACTGGCGTCCGGCTCAACATCATCGCCACACGCTCCGGGGAGACGATCAAGGAGGCGGATTCGCCTCGCTTCCATGTCGAGGAGTTCCCCCGGTGGCTCGCCGACCTCGGGTCGGAGTACGGGTCGAATCGCGAAGATCTCGTGAAGTTCGTCCCGGTCCCGGGCGGGAAGGGCGGGGACTACGTCTTCCAGACGGTCCTGGTGCGTCTCCGCGATTTCGAGGTCAAGGCCCCCGACGACGCGTTCCTGATCGGAGGACGGAGCACGAAGCTGGTCGTCGATCATGACATCATCGTGACGGCCCCCCTGGGAGGGACGCCCCGGCTCGAGGGGCTCATCCACGCGAAGTTCGAGCTCCTGGGCGTGACGATCTTCGACAGGCCGCTGCGTTCGGGCGTCTCCGACGATTTCTCGAGCTTCGACGTCACCTTCAGTACGGGCGGCATCAAGCCGTTCACGCTCGAGCCGGAAGAGAGTTCGGGCTTCGGGATCTCCCTCAGGTTCACGACGAAGGAATCCTCGCCGGAGAAGACCCTCGCCGAGGGATTCATCATCACGCCGATCTTCGTCGTCCTGGAACCGAAGCTCAAGCTCGTCGCGAGCTATACGATCGCGGCCAACGCCACCCTCCTGTACGTGCCTGGGAGCGGAATCCGGGTGGACGGGGGCGGCACTTCGATCGCCCTGAAGGTGACCGGGCAGTTGAGGGGCGAACTCGCGGCTAGCTGGTCGCCCGCCGGGCCGCTGAAGGTGGTCCGCCTGCTCCAGCGGCTGTTCCCGGACAAGTTCAAGAAGGGCGTGCCTATCCCCGAGTTGGCGTGGATCAATACCCTTGTGGGCCAGTTGTCGCTCGACGCCCAGGCCAACTTCGGGGGGGACCTCTTATCGCCGACGATCGCCGGGCGGAGGGTGGAGGGGGGGATCGACTTCCTCTTCGAGTCGCAGGTGAAGCTCACCGTCGGCAGCGTCGACCTGCTCGATTTCGCGCTCTTCGACCCGATCGAACTGGTCCCGAAGGACAAGAAGCTCAAGATGACTTTCCTCTGA
- a CDS encoding serine hydrolase produces MDRIAKAAVAATALLAGLLFATEAGAFTDPARVRAVLPAFENYVAQSQARTGVPGLSIAVVAGDQVVYVQGFGVRRVGQAARVTPNTVFQLASVSKPIASTVAAGLVGRGAVRWDDRIAALIPGFRMSLPDTTARVTVRDMLSHQSGLPEFAGDVLVDVGISRHDLIERTRFIPLEAALRTHYAYSNVGYAIGAAAAARPTGIAWEDVSRAVLYRPLGMASTSSRYADFLAARDRAEPHVRAGASWTPRIPPNDDDAESPAGGVSSSARDMANFLRLHLRDGVFAGRTVIAPRALAETRTPQAWTGSGYYGLGWNVGTDPDGRTQISHSGAFNSGAATVVSFLPGEDVGIVVLTNSFPIGLPEALSAGFFDLLLRGGVARDYVGLYGEFYANFWQTIVDQYPSYPPVFPIPARPLASYVGTYANSLYGNVQVVRTRQGLSVRLGPKQVTYPLAHYSGDLFLFTPVGENAYVPSGAHFNFAGKGPARSLTIDYYNTEGQGTLARVSR; encoded by the coding sequence ATGGATCGGATCGCGAAGGCTGCGGTCGCCGCGACCGCCCTGCTGGCAGGGCTGCTTTTCGCAACCGAGGCCGGGGCGTTCACCGACCCGGCGCGGGTCCGGGCCGTGCTCCCGGCCTTCGAGAACTACGTCGCCCAGAGCCAGGCGCGGACGGGGGTGCCCGGGCTGTCGATCGCGGTCGTCGCGGGCGACCAGGTCGTGTATGTGCAGGGGTTCGGCGTGCGCCGGGTCGGCCAGGCCGCGCGCGTCACCCCCAACACCGTCTTCCAGCTCGCGTCCGTGTCGAAGCCGATCGCCTCCACCGTGGCGGCCGGCCTCGTCGGCCGGGGGGCGGTGCGGTGGGATGACCGGATCGCGGCGCTCATCCCCGGGTTCCGGATGAGCCTGCCGGACACGACGGCCCGCGTCACCGTGCGCGACATGCTCTCCCACCAGAGCGGGCTCCCCGAATTCGCCGGAGACGTCCTGGTCGACGTCGGCATCAGCCGACATGACCTGATCGAGCGCACCCGGTTCATCCCCCTGGAAGCCGCCCTGCGGACCCACTACGCCTACAGCAACGTCGGGTATGCCATCGGCGCGGCGGCCGCGGCGAGGCCGACCGGAATCGCCTGGGAGGACGTCTCCAGGGCCGTCCTCTATCGGCCGCTCGGGATGGCCTCGACCAGCTCCCGCTATGCCGACTTCCTCGCGGCCCGGGACCGGGCGGAGCCGCACGTGCGGGCCGGCGCATCCTGGACCCCCCGGATCCCGCCCAACGACGACGACGCCGAGTCCCCCGCCGGCGGCGTCAGCTCGTCCGCGCGCGACATGGCGAATTTCCTCCGGCTCCACCTCCGCGACGGGGTCTTCGCCGGCAGGACGGTGATCGCGCCGCGGGCGTTGGCCGAGACGCGGACCCCCCAGGCCTGGACCGGCTCCGGCTATTACGGCCTCGGCTGGAACGTCGGGACCGACCCGGACGGGCGGACCCAGATCAGCCACTCCGGGGCCTTCAACTCGGGGGCGGCCACGGTGGTCTCGTTCCTCCCCGGGGAGGACGTGGGCATCGTCGTGCTCACGAACTCGTTCCCGATCGGGCTGCCCGAGGCGCTCTCCGCCGGCTTCTTCGACCTGCTGCTCAGGGGCGGCGTCGCCCGGGATTACGTGGGCCTCTACGGCGAGTTCTACGCCAACTTCTGGCAGACGATCGTCGACCAGTATCCCAGCTACCCGCCGGTCTTCCCGATCCCCGCCCGCCCTCTCGCGTCCTACGTCGGCACCTACGCGAACAGCCTGTACGGGAACGTCCAGGTCGTGCGCACGAGGCAGGGACTCTCCGTGCGACTCGGGCCGAAGCAGGTGACGTACCCGCTGGCACACTACAGCGGCGACCTGTTCCTGTTCACGCCGGTGGGCGAGAACGCCTACGTGCCCAGCGGGGCCCACTTCAACTTCGCGGGCAAGGGCCCGGCCAGGTCGCTGACGATCGACTACTACAACACGGAAGGTCAGGGCACGCTCGCCCGCGTCTCGCGGTAG
- a CDS encoding sigma-70 family RNA polymerase sigma factor has translation MDHDGLGPISAETFEGFRAYLLAVAGRRLGPELTAKVGASDLVQETLLAAGRDARAFRGAGLDDLQAWLKGILLHRLANAQRQYHDTAKRSLGREVPLAALREDGPHRPALADTATSACGAAMRDELRETIAHALAALPDRHREVVLGRYRDGLGFEAIGERLGISPDAARKLWGRAVLRLRAAIGPAHDPD, from the coding sequence TTGGATCACGACGGCCTCGGCCCGATCTCGGCGGAGACGTTCGAGGGATTCCGGGCCTACTTGCTGGCGGTGGCCGGCCGGCGGCTGGGGCCGGAGCTGACGGCCAAGGTGGGGGCCTCGGACCTGGTGCAGGAGACGCTCCTGGCCGCGGGGCGCGACGCCCGCGCCTTCCGCGGGGCGGGGCTCGACGACCTCCAGGCCTGGCTGAAGGGCATCCTCCTGCACCGGCTGGCGAACGCGCAGCGGCAGTATCACGACACGGCGAAGCGGAGCCTCGGGCGGGAGGTCCCGCTGGCGGCGCTGAGGGAGGACGGCCCGCACCGGCCGGCGCTGGCGGACACGGCGACCTCCGCCTGCGGCGCGGCGATGCGGGACGAGCTTCGCGAGACGATCGCCCATGCGCTGGCCGCGCTTCCCGATCGTCATCGCGAGGTCGTGCTCGGGCGCTACCGGGACGGCCTGGGCTTCGAGGCCATCGGCGAGCGGCTGGGCATCTCGCCCGATGCGGCCCGCAAGCTGTGGGGCCGGGCCGTGCTCCGGCTCCGCGCGGCGATCGGGCCGGCCCATGACCCCGACTGA